The proteins below come from a single Tachysurus fulvidraco isolate hzauxx_2018 chromosome 13, HZAU_PFXX_2.0, whole genome shotgun sequence genomic window:
- the cry1b gene encoding cryptochrome-1b isoform X1, translated as MVMNTVHWFRKGLRLHDNPSLLESIERADTLRCIYILDPWFAGSSNVGIIRWRFLLQCLEDLDASLRKLNSRLYVIRGQPTDVFPRLFKEWNITHLSYEYDSEPFGKERDAAIKKLANEAGVEIVVRISHTLYDLEKIIALNGGQPPLTYKRFQTIISRMDTVEIPAETITAEIFSKCIMPIGDNHDERFSVPSLEELGFETEGLPSAVWPGGETEALTRLERHLERKISLGKAWVANFERPRMNANSLLASPTGLSPYLRFGCLSCRVFYFKLTDLYRKVKKNSAPPLSLYGQLLWREFFYTVATNSPRFDKMEGNPICVQIPWDRNPEALAKWAEGKTGFPWIDAIMTQLRQEGWIHHLARHAVACFLTRGDLWISWEEGLKVFEELLLDADWSVNAGSWMWLSCSSFFQQFFHCYCPVGFGRRTDPNGDYIRRYLPILRGFPAKYIYDPWNAPESVQKLAKCIIGTHYPKPMVNHAEASRINIERMKQIYQQLSCYRGLGLLASVPSNTSEQVEGAGASLNSADSTQGSNGAGRGTTTLKRLSEELLSSNRCKIQKPNNDETRLQ; from the exons ATGGTGATGAACACGGTCCATTGGTTCAGGAAGGGCTTGAGGCTGCATGATAACCCTTCACTCTTGGAGTCTATAGAAAGAGCGGACACTTTACGCTGTATTTACATCCTTGACCCTTGGTTTGCAGGTTCATCCAACGTGGGAATCATTAGATGGAG GTTTTTGTTGCAGTGTCTGGAGGACCTGGATGCCAGCCTTCGCAAACTCAACTCTCGCCTGTATGTTATTAGAGGTCAGCCCACTGACGTTTTTCCAAGGCTTTTTAAG GAGTGGAACATCACGCATCTTTCGTATGAGTATGACTCTGAACCATTTGGGAAGGAGCGAGATGCAGCCATCAAGAAACTGGCCAACGAGGCAGGGGTGGAGATCGTTGTTAGAATCTCCCACACACTCTATGATCTAGAGAA GATCATTGCACTGAATGGTGGGCAGCCCCCTCTCACCTATAAGCGCTTCCAGACGATTATCAGTAGAATGGATACTGTAGAGATACCAGCAGAGACCATTACTGCAGAGATATTCAGCAAGTGTATCATGCCTATCGGTGACAACCATGACGAGAGGTTTAGTGTGCCCTCACTGGAAGAGCTTg GCTTTGAGACGGAGGGTCTTCCATCTGCTGTGTGGCCAGGTGGAGAGACTGAGGCTCTGACTCGTCTAGAGAGACACTTGGAGAGAAAG atCTCTTTGGGGAAGGCATGGGTGGCAAACTTTGAGCGTCCCAGGATGAATGCAAATTCATTACTGGCCAGCCCTACAGGTCTGAGCCCTTATCTTCGCTTTGGCTGCCTCTCCTGTAGAGTTTTCTACTTTAAACTCACAGACTTGTACAGAAAG GTAAAGAAAAATAGTGCACCTCCACTGTCTCTCTATGGCCAGCTGCTGTGGAGAGAGTTCTTCTACACTGTTGCAACAAACAGCCCACGCTTTGACAAGATGGAGGGAAACCCAATCTGTGTGCAGATCCCATGGGACCGTAATCCAGAAGCATTAGCAAAGTGGGCAGAGGGCAAGACAGGTTTTCCCTGGATTGATGCAATTATGACCCAGCTGAGGCAGGAGGGGTGGATCCATCATCTGGCACGGCATGCCGTCGCGTGCTTCCTTACCAGAGGAGACCTGTGGATCAGCTGGGAGGAAGGTCTCAAG gTGTTTGAAGAGTTGTTACTGGATGCAGATTGGAGTGTTAATGCCGGCAGCTGGATGTGGCTCTCCTGTAGCTCATTTTTTCAACAGTTCTTCCACTGCTACTGCCCGGTGGGTTTTGGTCGCCGCACCGATCCCAACGGAGACTATATACG tcGGTATTTGCCTATATTGAGGGGTTTTCCTGCCAAATACATCTATGACCCTTGGAATGCACCAGAAAGTGTACAAAAGCTTGCCAAATGTATCATTGGGACACACTACCCTAAGCCTATGGTCAATCATGCCGAAGCCAGCAGAATAAATATTGAGCGTATGAAACAGATCTACCAGCAGCTGTCTTGCTACAGAGGCCTTG ggCTTCTGGCCTCTGTGCCATCCAATACCAGTGAACAGGTTGAAGGTGCAGGAGCAAGTCTGAACTCTGCAGACAGCACACAGGGAAGCAATGGTGCAG gccGAGGAACAACCACTCTGAAGCGACTTAGTGAAGAGCTATTATCAAGCAACAGATGCAAGATTCAGAAACCGAACAATGACGAGACACGCTTACAGTGA
- the cry1b gene encoding cryptochrome-1b isoform X3 yields MVMNTVHWFRKGLRLHDNPSLLESIERADTLRCIYILDPWFAGSSNVGIIRWRFLLQCLEDLDASLRKLNSRLYVIRGQPTDVFPRLFKEWNITHLSYEYDSEPFGKERDAAIKKLANEAGVEIVVRISHTLYDLEKIIALNGGQPPLTYKRFQTIISRMDTVEIPAETITAEIFSKCIMPIGDNHDERFSVPSLEELGFETEGLPSAVWPGGETEALTRLERHLERKISLGKAWVANFERPRMNANSLLASPTGLSPYLRFGCLSCRVFYFKLTDLYRKVKKNSAPPLSLYGQLLWREFFYTVATNSPRFDKMEGNPICVQIPWDRNPEALAKWAEGKTGFPWIDAIMTQLRQEGWIHHLARHAVACFLTRGDLWISWEEGLKVFEELLLDADWSVNAGSWMWLSCSSFFQQFFHCYCPVGFGRRTDPNGDYIRRYLPILRGFPAKYIYDPWNAPESVQKLAKCIIGTHYPKPMVNHAEASRINIERMKQIYQQLSCYRGLGRGTTTLKRLSEELLSSNRCKIQKPNNDETRLQ; encoded by the exons ATGGTGATGAACACGGTCCATTGGTTCAGGAAGGGCTTGAGGCTGCATGATAACCCTTCACTCTTGGAGTCTATAGAAAGAGCGGACACTTTACGCTGTATTTACATCCTTGACCCTTGGTTTGCAGGTTCATCCAACGTGGGAATCATTAGATGGAG GTTTTTGTTGCAGTGTCTGGAGGACCTGGATGCCAGCCTTCGCAAACTCAACTCTCGCCTGTATGTTATTAGAGGTCAGCCCACTGACGTTTTTCCAAGGCTTTTTAAG GAGTGGAACATCACGCATCTTTCGTATGAGTATGACTCTGAACCATTTGGGAAGGAGCGAGATGCAGCCATCAAGAAACTGGCCAACGAGGCAGGGGTGGAGATCGTTGTTAGAATCTCCCACACACTCTATGATCTAGAGAA GATCATTGCACTGAATGGTGGGCAGCCCCCTCTCACCTATAAGCGCTTCCAGACGATTATCAGTAGAATGGATACTGTAGAGATACCAGCAGAGACCATTACTGCAGAGATATTCAGCAAGTGTATCATGCCTATCGGTGACAACCATGACGAGAGGTTTAGTGTGCCCTCACTGGAAGAGCTTg GCTTTGAGACGGAGGGTCTTCCATCTGCTGTGTGGCCAGGTGGAGAGACTGAGGCTCTGACTCGTCTAGAGAGACACTTGGAGAGAAAG atCTCTTTGGGGAAGGCATGGGTGGCAAACTTTGAGCGTCCCAGGATGAATGCAAATTCATTACTGGCCAGCCCTACAGGTCTGAGCCCTTATCTTCGCTTTGGCTGCCTCTCCTGTAGAGTTTTCTACTTTAAACTCACAGACTTGTACAGAAAG GTAAAGAAAAATAGTGCACCTCCACTGTCTCTCTATGGCCAGCTGCTGTGGAGAGAGTTCTTCTACACTGTTGCAACAAACAGCCCACGCTTTGACAAGATGGAGGGAAACCCAATCTGTGTGCAGATCCCATGGGACCGTAATCCAGAAGCATTAGCAAAGTGGGCAGAGGGCAAGACAGGTTTTCCCTGGATTGATGCAATTATGACCCAGCTGAGGCAGGAGGGGTGGATCCATCATCTGGCACGGCATGCCGTCGCGTGCTTCCTTACCAGAGGAGACCTGTGGATCAGCTGGGAGGAAGGTCTCAAG gTGTTTGAAGAGTTGTTACTGGATGCAGATTGGAGTGTTAATGCCGGCAGCTGGATGTGGCTCTCCTGTAGCTCATTTTTTCAACAGTTCTTCCACTGCTACTGCCCGGTGGGTTTTGGTCGCCGCACCGATCCCAACGGAGACTATATACG tcGGTATTTGCCTATATTGAGGGGTTTTCCTGCCAAATACATCTATGACCCTTGGAATGCACCAGAAAGTGTACAAAAGCTTGCCAAATGTATCATTGGGACACACTACCCTAAGCCTATGGTCAATCATGCCGAAGCCAGCAGAATAAATATTGAGCGTATGAAACAGATCTACCAGCAGCTGTCTTGCTACAGAGGCCTTG gccGAGGAACAACCACTCTGAAGCGACTTAGTGAAGAGCTATTATCAAGCAACAGATGCAAGATTCAGAAACCGAACAATGACGAGACACGCTTACAGTGA
- the cry1b gene encoding cryptochrome-1b isoform X2, translated as MVMNTVHWFRKGLRLHDNPSLLESIERADTLRCIYILDPWFAGSSNVGIIRWRFLLQCLEDLDASLRKLNSRLYVIRGQPTDVFPRLFKEWNITHLSYEYDSEPFGKERDAAIKKLANEAGVEIVVRISHTLYDLEKIIALNGGQPPLTYKRFQTIISRMDTVEIPAETITAEIFSKCIMPIGDNHDERFSVPSLEELGFETEGLPSAVWPGGETEALTRLERHLERKAWVANFERPRMNANSLLASPTGLSPYLRFGCLSCRVFYFKLTDLYRKVKKNSAPPLSLYGQLLWREFFYTVATNSPRFDKMEGNPICVQIPWDRNPEALAKWAEGKTGFPWIDAIMTQLRQEGWIHHLARHAVACFLTRGDLWISWEEGLKVFEELLLDADWSVNAGSWMWLSCSSFFQQFFHCYCPVGFGRRTDPNGDYIRRYLPILRGFPAKYIYDPWNAPESVQKLAKCIIGTHYPKPMVNHAEASRINIERMKQIYQQLSCYRGLGLLASVPSNTSEQVEGAGASLNSADSTQGSNGAGRGTTTLKRLSEELLSSNRCKIQKPNNDETRLQ; from the exons ATGGTGATGAACACGGTCCATTGGTTCAGGAAGGGCTTGAGGCTGCATGATAACCCTTCACTCTTGGAGTCTATAGAAAGAGCGGACACTTTACGCTGTATTTACATCCTTGACCCTTGGTTTGCAGGTTCATCCAACGTGGGAATCATTAGATGGAG GTTTTTGTTGCAGTGTCTGGAGGACCTGGATGCCAGCCTTCGCAAACTCAACTCTCGCCTGTATGTTATTAGAGGTCAGCCCACTGACGTTTTTCCAAGGCTTTTTAAG GAGTGGAACATCACGCATCTTTCGTATGAGTATGACTCTGAACCATTTGGGAAGGAGCGAGATGCAGCCATCAAGAAACTGGCCAACGAGGCAGGGGTGGAGATCGTTGTTAGAATCTCCCACACACTCTATGATCTAGAGAA GATCATTGCACTGAATGGTGGGCAGCCCCCTCTCACCTATAAGCGCTTCCAGACGATTATCAGTAGAATGGATACTGTAGAGATACCAGCAGAGACCATTACTGCAGAGATATTCAGCAAGTGTATCATGCCTATCGGTGACAACCATGACGAGAGGTTTAGTGTGCCCTCACTGGAAGAGCTTg GCTTTGAGACGGAGGGTCTTCCATCTGCTGTGTGGCCAGGTGGAGAGACTGAGGCTCTGACTCGTCTAGAGAGACACTTGGAGAGAAAG GCATGGGTGGCAAACTTTGAGCGTCCCAGGATGAATGCAAATTCATTACTGGCCAGCCCTACAGGTCTGAGCCCTTATCTTCGCTTTGGCTGCCTCTCCTGTAGAGTTTTCTACTTTAAACTCACAGACTTGTACAGAAAG GTAAAGAAAAATAGTGCACCTCCACTGTCTCTCTATGGCCAGCTGCTGTGGAGAGAGTTCTTCTACACTGTTGCAACAAACAGCCCACGCTTTGACAAGATGGAGGGAAACCCAATCTGTGTGCAGATCCCATGGGACCGTAATCCAGAAGCATTAGCAAAGTGGGCAGAGGGCAAGACAGGTTTTCCCTGGATTGATGCAATTATGACCCAGCTGAGGCAGGAGGGGTGGATCCATCATCTGGCACGGCATGCCGTCGCGTGCTTCCTTACCAGAGGAGACCTGTGGATCAGCTGGGAGGAAGGTCTCAAG gTGTTTGAAGAGTTGTTACTGGATGCAGATTGGAGTGTTAATGCCGGCAGCTGGATGTGGCTCTCCTGTAGCTCATTTTTTCAACAGTTCTTCCACTGCTACTGCCCGGTGGGTTTTGGTCGCCGCACCGATCCCAACGGAGACTATATACG tcGGTATTTGCCTATATTGAGGGGTTTTCCTGCCAAATACATCTATGACCCTTGGAATGCACCAGAAAGTGTACAAAAGCTTGCCAAATGTATCATTGGGACACACTACCCTAAGCCTATGGTCAATCATGCCGAAGCCAGCAGAATAAATATTGAGCGTATGAAACAGATCTACCAGCAGCTGTCTTGCTACAGAGGCCTTG ggCTTCTGGCCTCTGTGCCATCCAATACCAGTGAACAGGTTGAAGGTGCAGGAGCAAGTCTGAACTCTGCAGACAGCACACAGGGAAGCAATGGTGCAG gccGAGGAACAACCACTCTGAAGCGACTTAGTGAAGAGCTATTATCAAGCAACAGATGCAAGATTCAGAAACCGAACAATGACGAGACACGCTTACAGTGA
- the zgc:153031 gene encoding zgc:153031, whose translation MKPKDETPKPIRLIAAACRNMGIGKKGRLPWSLPTEFQFFLNTITAVCTSGKKNLIIWGKYSWFSCPESVFPLANSLNVVLSKKLRSVPKHAHYVCEEFVSAVHLASHPPLSDLVETIWILGGAKVYKEALEHPWCDLIYLTDIMADFDCDVFFPDFDQNVYRKQSIFPGVPNEIQEENGIKFQFQVFRRENCNKKLQLQ comes from the exons atgaAACCGAAGGATGAAACACCGAAGCCGATTCGGCTGATAGCTGCGGCGTGCAGAAATATGGGAATAGGCAAGAAGGGTCGCCTTCCGTGGAGTCTTCC gacagaGTTTCAGTTCTTTTTGAATACCATCACGGCTGTGTGTACATCAG GAAAGAAGAACCTGATCATATGGGGTAAATACAGCTGGTTCTCCTGCCCAGAGAGTGTTTTCCCCCTGGCCAACAGCCTCAATGTAGTTCTGAGCAAAAAGCTGag GTCTGTCCCAAAGCATGCTCACTACGTGTGTGAAGAGTTTGTCAGTGCAGTTCATTTGGCCTCCCACCCTCCTCTCAGTGACCTTGTAGAGACCATTTGGATCTTAGGAGGAGCTAAAGTGTACAAG GAAGCTCTGGAGCACCCTTGGTGTGACCTCATCTACCTCACTGACATCATGGCTGACTTTGACTGTGATGTTTTTTTCCCAGATTTCGACCAAAATGTTTACAGGAAACAAAGCAT tttccCTGGTGTGCCAAATGAGATTCAAGAAGAGAATGGCATCAAATTTCAATTTCAAGTCTTCAGGAGGGAAAACTGCAATAAGAAGCTGCAGCTACAATAA
- the mterf2 gene encoding transcription termination factor 2, mitochondrial codes for MLRSLTVSVMFCRRFQQLQRTHCSSVMQAENTSTIDALYNLSVNVSKIRKIRGWVLYQSPVYVTETVRMLKTLGAKDSVITQVLEQHPEAILCTPEHLEAQKELWMSVCASQSDLVGIIEKFPASFFITSCHIDHQRANIMFFQNLGLNKRVIAKLMASAPQNFRSPIEQNKEMVQALQKMYIDLGGNDTNMKVWLQKLLSQNPYVLMKSPEAMRNNFNFLHKRGFTSSELLQLLSKLKSFVTELHPESMGLTLSYSQEMLACSEAELRQIVLQCPALLYYSVPILTDRFKCLISAGISLQQIMQTPAVLELTTQIIQYRIQKLQSYGHDISTGSLDLLKGTKKNFEMSCGKLFLRRERPLFNPVAPVRTEE; via the coding sequence ATGCTGCGCTCTCTAACCGTGTCCGTGATGTTTTGTCGGCGTTTTCAACAACTCCAACGCACCCATTGCTCCTCTGTCATGCAGGCAGAGAATACTTCCACCATAGATGCCCTTTACAACCTGTCAGTCAACGTCTCAAAGATTCGAAAGATCAGAGGCTGGGTGTTGTACCAGAGCCCAGTTtatgtgacagagactgtgagAATGCTGAAAACCTTAGGGGCCAAAGACTCAGTGATTACTCAAGTGCTTGAACAGCATCCAGAGGCAATCCTCTGCACACCTGAACATTTAGAGGCTCAAAAGGAGCTCTGGATGTCCGTCTGCGCCAGCCAAAGTGATCTAGTTGGTATAATTGAAAAATTTCCAGCCTCGTTTTTTATCACATCATGCCATATCGACCACCAAAGGGCGAACATAATGTTCTTCCAGAACCTGGGCCTTAATAAACGTGTCATCGCTAAGCTGATGGCGAGCGCCCCACAAAATTTCAGAAGTCCTATTGAGCAAAACAAGGAGATGGTTCAGGCCCTTCAGAAGATGTACATAGACCTTGGAGGAAATGACACCAATATGAAGGTCTGGTTGCAAAAACTGCTCAGTCAGAACCCGTACGTGCTCATGAAGTCTCCTGAAGCCATGAGGAATAACTTTAACTTCCTGCATAAACGGGGCTTTACCAGCAGTGAGCTCCTTCAGCTTCTGTCCAAACTAAAAAGCTTTGTCACAGAACTTCACCCAGAATCAATGGGTCTTACTTTGAGTTACTCACAAGAAATGCTGGCCTGCAGTGAAGCTGAGCTTCGACAGATAGTGCTGCAGTGCCCAGCATTACTGTACTACTCTGTACCCATTTTGACAGACAGATTCAAATGCCTAATCAGTGCTGGAATTAGCCTGCAGCAGATCATGCAGACACCCGCAGTCCTGGAGCTGACTACACAGATTATTCAGTATCGCATTCAGAAGTTGCAGTCTTATGGTCATGATATTAGTACCGGTAGCCTGGATCTCCTCAAAGGCACTAAGAAGAACTTTGAAATGAGCTGTGGAAAACTCTTTCTGAGGCGAGAGCGTCCACTTTTTAACCCAGTAGCACCTGTAAGGACAGAAGAGTGA